The segment GTGACGCTAATAGAACGGAACTCAAAAGTTCACCACTCCTTTCGTTTGGTTAGTTGGTTAGTTTTTAGTGGTTAGTGGTTAGTATCTAGTGGTTAGTTGGTTAGTTGTTAGTCACAGCAGTTGACTCGTAAGCCTTGTTCGGCTAGTGCTTCTAACTTTTGTTTTTGGTCTGGTAGATGGTTAATCAATTGTTCGACCATTGGATAAGCCTCGTGATCTTTGTTTGCTTTATAGAAAATCCATTGCCCGCGACGCTCTTCATTGACTAAGCCAACGTCACGGAGTTTACGTAAATGTTGGCTAACAGCTGGCTGACTCATTTGAAAAAGCTCAACAAACTCACAGACACAGCATTCATCTTCAAGCACAAGTGCTATCATCGTTAAACGTGTTTTATCACCAAGAAGCTTTAATATCTTAGCAGCTGTTTCAACGGTTACGCCCGCCTCTTTCATTTCAACCACCCCTTATTCGATTCTCGTTTATTATATAAGTATATGCTTATATACGCAAATGTTAAGTTTTAACCCCCACTGCTTCAAAAGAGGCGGAGTAACTATACTCACTCCACCAACGTTCCTTCATACGAGGCAACCTTTATATGAACGAAAGTAAAAATCCACCGACAGCACCAGTGAGGACGATCACCCATGGTGGCAACTTCCAAAAGACGAGCATCGTAAATAAAACGGCTGCAAAGGCAAAGTCAAGCGCAGATAAAATCGAACTCGTCCAGATCGGGTGATAAAGTGCGGAAATGAGAATCCCAACCACCGCGGCATTCACGCCCATGAGCGCCCCTTTTACTTTTGTGTTTCGACGTAATGAATCCCAAAATGGTAACGTCCCTAAAATCAGTAAAAACGCTGGTAAAAAGATCGCCGCAGTCGCAAGTAAGCCCCCTTTCCAGCCATTAATCACTGCCCCGATGTAAGCAGCAAATGTAAATAACGGTCCAGGAACAGCTTGCGCAGCCCCGTAACCAGCAAGAAATTCTTCTTCACTTAACCAGCCTGTTGGGACAAATTCTCTCTCTAGCAATGGTAAAACGACATGGCCACCACCAAATACAAGTGAACCTGCCCGGTAAAAACTATCAAATAATGCCACCCAATTTAACGCAGTCGCTTCCCTTATAAACGGTAAGACAATTAACAAGCCAAAAAATAGCGTTAAGCAAATCGCCCCAAAGCGACGACTAAGTGGGAAGTGCGCCTTTGACGCTTTGTCGTCAATCGTTTGCTGACGATATAATAGAAAGCCGACAAATCCAGCTAAAAGAATGACACCGACTTGCGTAAACGCGGTTTGCCACAGTAACGTGATCACAAGTGCACAGACGGCGATTGTCCTGCGCTGTACATCTGGTGTTAAATTTTTTGCCATTCCCATAATCGCATGAGCAACGACGACAACAGCCACAATTTTTAAACCGTGAATCCAACCAGCATCCGTAAAACCGACCGAATGAAGCAAAAGGGCAAATAAAATAAGTGCAATCACCGATGGTAATGTGAACCCTAAAAAGGATACAATCCCACCTAAAACCCCAGCTCGCATAACGCCAATCCCAATCCCAACCTGACTACTTGCAGGTCCGGGTAAAAATTGACATAATGCAACTAAGTCAGCATAACTTTTTTCATCCAGCCACTTTCTTCGCTGAATGTATTCATGATGAAAGTAGCCAAGATGTGCCACTGGCCCACCAAACGACGTAAACCCGAGCCTCGTTGAGATGAGAAAAATCTCGACTAACCGTTTCCACGTACTTTCTGTTTGTTCGTTCATACATCACCCATCCTTCTTTTTTCATCCACAACAAATGCCTTTTCTTGTTGCAGTCAAAATCGTAACAAATGATAAGCATATAAACAATTGCTTATATACAAATTTAATAATATCTTTACAAAAATCAAGTGCATCGGTTTGCAATCATTTGTATAATGAGGGCACGAAAGATTCCCTTTCTTTACCATCCCTTTTTTCAAAAATTTTTATGCTGCTGAAGGTGGGGTACTATTGGAAATAAAAACAATCATCGCGATTGCTATTGGCGCAGCGGTCGGTACGATTGCGCGTTACAGCTTAAACATCTATACATTAGCTGCCGGCTATCCGATCGGAACGGTGATTGAAAACCTAGTCGGTAGTCTTTTACTCGGGTTTCTTACCGGATTTTTTATTCACCATATTCCTAAAGACTGGCTAAAAGCGGGGCTCGGTGTCGGTCTTTGCGGAGGATTTACGACGATGTCAACACTCGCCGCTGATACACTACTGATTTATAATCAGATGAACGTCTTCCAGTCCCTGCTTTATGTTCTCGTATCGTTTGGTGGTGGGGTAGCTTTTGCAATTCTTGGTTACTTAATAGGTGACAAAGCTGGCGCCCGAAATAACGAACGAAAGGTGGCGCGCTCATGAACATACTACTATTAGCTTTAGGCGGTTCACTTGGGGCAGTTGCTCGTTATTTGCTCGGACTTTTATTCATGAAGACTTTTCCAAAGCCACCAATTCCGATTGCGATGCTTATCGTCAATCTGATCGGCTCACTTGGTCTCGGTTTATTTTTTGGACTTTATTTTGCTGATATTCCACTAGGCGCTTATGATGATTCTCTTTATCTATTTCTAGGTATTGGCTTTTTCGGTGCGTTCACAACGTTTTCAACGTTTAGTACAGAAGCGATGCAGTTGTTGCGTGACAAAAAAACGAAGGGCTTTGTGCTCTACAGCATGATTTCAATCATCGGCTCGATTTTTGTGTTTGCTGTCGCATTTATGATTAGTGCACTAATGGTTTCATAATCTCCTCTTTGTATTTTCCATTCTGAGGCGGTGCGCACTCTTTACCAACAAAAAAACAGGGCATCTCAAAAGGTCATATTCCCTTTTGAGATGCCCTATCATCCTCAAGAAGTTATAGTTCACGCACGACAGTTATCATTCTGGAATCATATAGCCGTAACTTTCCATGATCGGCGTACCGACCGGTCCAAAAATAAACGCAATAAAATCAGATGCAAGCGGTTCTTTCTCAGTTCGCTCAATGACGGCAATCGTTTGCTCGATCGGCTCATGCAGTTCTTCATCGAGTTCATAAAAATTCACGCTATCCTCATCTGTAAGTGAACGAGCGATAATTGCCACTTCCGCATTACCGGTTTCGATGTAGTTTAACGTATCGGTAATGTTTCTCCCATAAACGAGCTTACTCTCGATTTCTTCATAAACCCCTGCCGATTGCAGCGCCTGTTTCGCAGCTAAACCGTATGGTGCATGAGCTGGATTCGCAATCGCAATTCGCTCGACTTCCGGTAGAAGCAAATCACCTGGCGTTTCGACCCCTGGTGCATGAACAGTTGTTGCTAAACCGATGCGTCCGAACGCATACGTTTGCAACGTTTCACTAATGAGCAGATTGTTTTCATCTAAGTTTTCGATAAAACCCCGATTAGCAGCCGCAAACACATCAAACGGTGCACCATTTTCAATTTGATCAGCCAACTGCCCAGTCGATCCAAAGGTAAATGTCACCTTTGTCCCCGTTTCTTCTTCAAAGCGTTCACCAAGTTCAGCAAATGCAAGCGCTAATCCTGACGCCGCCGCTACTCTTAACTCAGGTTGTTCCTCGTCAGACGTAGAAGGCGGTGTGGAGGTCCCCCCTCCACAGCCTGCAATCACCAAGGTGAACAATAAGACAGTGGCATGTAACATACTTTTTTCTATTGTTTGTCTCATAAACTTTTTTACTCCTATTCACTCTATTCCTTCAAAACACTAGGTTCGTTATATGCAGCATGCGGACCATGGTTCGTTATTTCATGGAAAACTAGCTAACTGGCACTTTGAGAGGACCCTAGTTCCGCTATTCACTACATCTTAACCTAATTCCACGCAACTTTGCTCAAATAGCGGAACGAGAGTCCGGTTCCTAGTGATCATATGCCATTTTCGTACAAATAACGGACTAAGGGTCCACTTCACCTGCACTGGAAACATACAACCAGTTGCTCACCAGCACTCAAATCATCGTAAATTCGAACCCCTGATCTCTCACCTTATCAATTATCTCAGGCAGTACTGTGACCGTTTGTGCTAGCTCATGTAAGAGAATGATTGAACCACCTCTCACATGATTGGCAACGTTACAAATGATTTGACTTGGGTCTGCTTTTAATTCCCAATCATAAGATGAGATGTCCCACATCACTGGGGTTAACCCAAGTTGCGAGATTGCAGCCATCGTATCTTCATTATACCTGCCAAATGGTGGCCTAAAATAACGAACCGGCTCACCAGTGATCGCTTCAATTTGCTTGACGCTCGATTTGACCTGCTCATATTGTTGCTGTCGGTCGAGCTTCACTAAGTTTTTATGGTTATGAGCGTGCGAGCCGATTTTATGTCCTTCCGTTAACACTCGCTGCCACGGTCGTTGATCATGTAGCAATCGTGATTGCCAGAAAAAAAGTGCCGGAACAACTTTTGCTTGTAAAAGGTCTAAAATTTCATCTAAATACCGACTTGGTCCATCATCAAACGTAAGGACCACCTCATGTTCACTCGGTCTGACTTGATTGATATTTTTCAACCAACGACTATCTTGAAGATCGTACACGACCCCTTGATTAACTACTCATGGACTCTGATGCATAATTACACCCCTGTTTCAAATCGAATTCCCCCTCTCAATTCTATTATAAACCGTACGCCATCTAATTCCAAAGCCTCACTTCTTTTATAAATAAACAGCCTCCTCCCATCCTTGAACCTACCTCTCCTTCTTCAGGGCCTTTCCCACTACCTTCTATCAAAGGCGGTGCGAGTAAGCGTACTTCTCTGAACACTCTCCACTGTTCGCGCACTCCGCCCCTTGTCCCATCCTCGAACCTACCTCTCCTTCTTCAGGGCCTTTCCCACTACCTTCTATCAAAGGCGGTGCGAGTAAGCGAACTATCTCTGAAACTCTTCACTGTTCGCGCACTCCGCCCCTTGTCCACTATTAAAAACGCGAATACTTAAACGTATCCGCGTCGTTAGCAAAGGTTATTCACTCTCACATTGCTTTTTCATCCGTTCCTCTTGATCAAGAGATTGGAAAAAGACTTCAAAAGTCGTTTTTGGATCTGCTTGAATCTTAGCTACATACTTGTCCTTAGCATCATCAGGTAAGTGCTCACTTTTTGTGATCCGATCGATGATATACTCACGGCTCAGTTGCTGAATCTCTTTGTTTTTATGTAGCGATTCCTTATACAATGCTACACCTAGGGCCCCTAATAACGAAAACAGTAAGACGAAGATGGTTAGTCCACTCGTCCCTGTACCAAAAATGAGGTAGTACAAATTAATGATTGAAAAAGAAATCATCGACATCGATAAAAAGATGAAAATCGTACTCTTTTTTACAGCTGGTGCGATCAATTTCTGAATTTTTTCAAGTTCATTTCTCGTATATCTAGGAAATTTATTTATATTGAAAGAAAGCATCTTATCACCTCTTGAGGTTTATCCATTTCTCTATCAATCTTTGTATCTAACTCATATGCTCATTACGCATAAGTCAGCTTCACACGCTTACAGACCGTTGCATTTACTCCTTGATCTTGTAATAGCTTTACAATCTCTTCCATTGATTTTCTTTTTTTCACATGATCAATTTTATCTGTTGTTGATTTACTATCATAATTCCTATCACTGAAATTCGTGTACACCATCATTCCTAGCACCTCATCCAGTTGTTTTATAGTTTCATTATAAAATTGAAGTATGAACTGAATATGAACTCCAAGACACCGAACCTAAAAACAGTCAAGTGCGTCGCACCAAAAACGACCAACCTTAAGGCTGATCGTCTCCTTCACTCTTAATCGGAATTGTCACCGTAAATGCCGAACCGACACCTGCTTTACTCTGTACAGAAATCGAACATCCGTGTAGGTTTAATATTTTTCTTACAATCGAAAGCCCAAGTCCATTTCCTTTAACCGCACTGCTACGTGCTTGATCGACCTTATAAAATCGTTCATAGAGATGAGGAATGTCTTCTTCTGGTATTCCTTTTCCCGAATCTTTAATGGTGACATTAAGCTCTTCATCATCACTTTCAAGCAAAATCTCAACAGTCCCATCTTCTTCTGAATACTTAATCGCGTTCGTAATAAGATTTAGCCAGACTTGTTCAAATAAATCTTGATCCGCATACACCTCATGTGCTGCTAGCTCTAAGTTGATGTGAATATTTTTTTCACTCCAGAGCGGCTCGGTAGCAACGACCGTTCGTCTAATTTGTTCATCAATCCGATACGTTTCCGGGTGATACGGATGATGCTCTGAGTCAAGCGAGGCGAGCTGCAATAAGTTTTCACCTAAGCGCGAAAGCCGGTCTGATTCCTGATAGATGATATCCAAATACTCTTTTTGATGTTCCTTTGGAATGACATCATCTCGCAACGCTTTTGTGAACCCTTTGATCGATGTCAGTGGCGATTGAATTTCATGAGAGACATTACTCACAAAGTCATCTCTCATTTTATCGATTTTTCCTAATTCAGATGCCATATGATTAAAATTCGTAATCAATTCACCAATCTCATCTTTGTTTTTACTTTTTAGACGTACGTTAAAATCTCCCGTTGCTACCTTTTGTGCTGCGCTCGATAACTTCTTGATTGGCGTGACGAAATAGCGAGAGGCGAATAAAATTAACCCACTTCCGATCAATAAGACAAGAAAGAGCGCCACTAATGTAATCCGTTTTAACGTGTTCACTTCCTCACCATAATTAAAGGTGACAAATAAAGCATACGGTTCATTGTTAATTGTAATTGGAATCCCTAGTACTCTAGTCTCTTCACGTTCTGCATACGGCAGAGCAACCGGTGAATCATGCGGTGAATGCACGACTTGCTGCGCAACATCCCGAGCGACGGTAAACGTAGGAAACGTCCCGGTGTAGTTTTCACCTTGCTCATTGACGATTAAAATTTCAAGGTTAAGCTCACGTAACGTGTCAACGAGGTCAGGCATTTTATCGTGCTCTGTGATTTCAACCAGATCAACAACCTGTGATGTAACATTGTGAACTTCCTCTTCGAATATGACCTCTTGGTGAAAAAACAATGATGTTATAAAATAGGAAGCCACCAAACTTAATAAAACAACACTAATAAATGTTGCCACAATGCGGAGATAAAGACTTCTTTTCATCACTTACATCTCCTCAAGACGATACCCTAATCCCCTCACGGTTGAAATTGTTACTTCCGGGAACACAATTAGCTGTTCGCGTAACCGTTTTATATGGACATCAACCGTTCGTTCATCGCCTTCATAATCATAGCCCCAGATCTTCTCGATCAGCTGAGCACGTGTAAATATTTTTCCTGGTGAACTAGCAAGCGTAAACAACAGCTCGCACTCCTTCTTTTTCAATGTCAACGATTGCTTGTGTGATTGAACGACAAGACGCTCAATATCAATCGTAATCGAACCGACTTTGACGACTTTGTCAGAGGCCACATTGTAACGCTTTAACAACGCTTTCACACGCAAAATCAGCTCAACAGGATCGAACGGCTTAACTAAATAATCATCCGTCCCAGCGTTAAAGCCCTTCACCTTATCCTTTGATTCACCTTTTGCCGTCACCATCAAAATCGGAATGGTTAAAAATGAACGAATATCTTCGGTTAGCTCAACCCCATCAACACGAGGCATCATCACGTCAACAATCGCTAAATCCACTTGTGTATGCGCAAGCAGGTCTAACGCTTCCTCGCCATCTTCTGCTTCTATTACCTTGTAATGGCTGTTTTCAAGGTATACCTTCATTAATTTTCTAATATGTGCATCATCATCAACCACTAAAATCGTATTCATATTCCTTCCCCCTAGCCTAAAGCTTGTACGAAACGAATAGGAGTTTGACTGAACCCCTTCCACTTTACCATTATCACCACTTTTTCTTCAGACTAGCAAGCATTTATGAACTAGACATGAACTAGAATCACAAAAAAATCAACTTGTACAGCTTATGGTTCTAAAAACTCTAATCAGTCAATGGATGTATAATTTTTCCGATTTAAACGGAAGATAACGATAGCACAAATAGGTAGGAGGAAAATCGATGAATAACAATCATGACGTAGAGTTAATGAGAGAATTAACTGAAACCCAAGGTCCACCAGGCTTTGAAGACAGAGTTTATCATGTAATGAAAAAGCATATTTCAGAACATACACAATCAATTGATCACGATAATTTAGGTAGTATCGTTGGTAAACTAGGCAACGGTGACCCTAAAATCCTAGTAGCAGGACATTTAGACGAGGTTGGCTTTTTAGTCAGTGCGATTACTGATGAAGGCTTTCTCCGCATCAAACCACTCGGCGGTTGGTGGGGGCATGTGATGCTATCACAACGAGTCACTGTCATGACGCAAAGAGGTGATTTAACGGGCGTCATTGGCTCAAAGGCTCCTCACGTCCTCACACTTGAGGAACGAAAAAAGGTCATGAAGATTAGTGATATGTTTGTTGATATCGGAGCAACAAGTCGTGAAGAGGCTGAGAAGTTCGGTGTTGCTGTCGGTGATCCTGTAGCAACGATTTGTCCGTTTGAAGTCCTCCCTAACCAGAACATGCTTCTCGCTCGCAACTGGGATAATCGAGCCGGTTGTTACATCGCACTAAAAGTGTTAGAGCGCTTAAGACATGAACATCTTCCTAACACGCTTTATTCGGGGGCTACGGTCCAAGAAGAAGTCGGCTTACGCGGGGCGGAAACATTGGCACATATGATCAATCCTGACATCGCCTTTGCCTGTGATGTAGGCGTTGCCGAAGACACACCAGGTATGAAACGAGAAAATGGCTATCTAAAATTAGGAAAAGGCCCGATCTTAGGGTTTATGGATCGTTCGATGGTTCCACACCGTAAGCTACGACAAATGGTCGTCAATACCGCTAAAGAATTTTCGATTCCATATCAAATCGATATTATGGATGGCGGCGGAACCGATGCAGGCAAATTCCATCTTGCTCATCGAGGTGTCCCGACCATGGTCGTCAGTGTACCTGCTCGTTATATTCATAGCCATGTATCGATCGTCCATAAAGAAGATCTTGACCATGCCGTCGAACTTTTAGTGAAAGTGATCCAACGGCTCGATAACAAAACCGTTGAAGAGTTAAAAGGCCTATAAGAGACTTTTCAAAAGGGGTGTTTTTCCCCGTTTGAACAGACTTGAAGACAAAGCGAAACCGCTGATATTTAAAAGCTTGCTAGGAGTGTTTTTCCCTAGCAGGCATACAGCGAGTGAGCCATGGCAAAGAACTTCCTTCAAACACAACAAAAGGGCTGTCTCATAGCCAAGCGCTGTCACAGGCACGATTGTTGAGCATCATAATACATCGTGCACTGAGGTGAGCAGTCACTTGGGAGACAGCCCCTTATTTGTCGATCATCTTGACGACGTTATTTTCTCTTACTTATGAATACAGCAATAACAATTGCTACTAATACGACAACGATGAAGATCACCATTAGATTCGAGCCCGTTGTTGTCCCTTCTTCATCACTGCTTTCTTCAACTTCTTCTACAAGATCCGCTTGATCCACTTCTTCATCTGTTGCCGGTGGATCTACTAGCTCTTCTTCTTCCTGTTCTTGTACTTCAGGGCGCTCAACTGTAAACGAGAATTCTCCTTCTGTTATATGCGTGTCCTCTCCGAGAGCTGTCCAGTTCACTTGATAATGGCCATTCTCAAGCGCACCGGGAAGAATGACTTCCATATGGGGACTATCAATTTCCACGCCTTCGATCGCTACCTCTCCGCCATCCTCATCAATGATCTCAACCGTACTTGCTGCTTCTATCCCTGCATCAAATGTTAGTAGAATGGTCCCCAACTCTTCTTCCACTACTTCACCATTTGCTGGGTTCGAAGATTCTAAATGGGAATGGGCAAAAATGGTGTTAGGAATTGCGAAAAGAACCATCAGTGCTGTCATTATAAGCAATGCTTTTTGTGTCATACTTCTTCCTCCTACTCTATGAAATAGATCATAGATAACTTACCATTAATTCAACCATACGTATAGAAACTATCCTCCTTTTTCACAGAGTCTGTTCAAATAGGAGTGGTTTTTCCTTTTTTGAACACGCTCTTACAGTATTGTCACACCTTCAATGACACTGAGATTGATATAAAAAAGGATGCGATTGCTCCTAACAATCACATCCTTTTCGTTTTTTTATCATAGAAATTCACCATTTACAATTTTCAATTCTTATTATCAATTAACAATGGTTCTATCATTGGCATCATCAGCTTATCCACCATGCGCTCGACATAAGCACGATCAAAGGGTTGTCCAATGAATACACTTCGATAAGTGATTAAGGCTGGTCCAATATCAGCAAGTAGATCCAGCTCAGCCTCTGTCAATGTAACGCCTCTCTTTAAAAACGGTTGAACAATCTGCTCAATCGCCTGTCGGTGACGCCAGTAGAAATCATTTTTCAACTCTTTTTCGATTTTCTCATTTGAAGAAGCTGCGGCATAAATCGCAGTCATTGTGTTTTGGTAGTGATCATTGCCACATTGAAAAATAAAGGAAAGCATATCGATCAATTGCTCACGTAGCCCTTTTTTTCGGTTTAATCTCTCCTCTAACTTTTCAAACGGACTAATAAAGGATGCAGCATCAATAACAAGCTCCGTTTTCGAAGACCAACGTCTGTAAATCGTCGCCTTTCCGACCTTTGCCTTTGCTGCTACAGCGTCTATCGTCAACGCCTCGAATCCATTCTCCGCCAATAAATCGAGCGTCGCTGTGAGAATGACTTCATTACGAGACAAATCAAGAGGTCTCCCGCGTTTCATTTCATCTTTTTGCGTCGACATAGGCGTTTACACCATCTTTCATCAGACTCTGCTTAAAACCTGCCTTCATTTTATCATTACAAACCCTTTTTTACAAATACGGAACTGTTGCGTTTCATAATTGATGATGATAAGATAACTTAGCGAAACGAGAGCGTTTCGTATTTAATATATTGGAGGAGAATGCCATGGCTACTACAGTTCAAGATAACGAAGCAGCTAGTAATACGAGTACATCAGAGGGGAATCCGATTCCACTCTTAGCTGTCTTGCTTTCAGGCGCATTCGTCGCCATTTTAAGCGAAACAATTTTAAATGTTGCCTTGAACGCGATTATGGCTGATTTTGGAGTTGCTTCTAGTACAGTACAATGGCTTGTGACTGGCTATATGCTTGTGATTGGAACGTTAATTCCGATATCGGCTTATTTTATGCAACGCTTTACGACACGCCAGCTATTTATTACAGCGATGTCTTTATTTACGATAGGAACAGTGATCTCCGGTGTCAGCCCGGTCTTTGCCGTGCTATTAATTGGTCGTTTGACACAGGCTGTCGGTACCGCCATTATGATTCCATTATTGATTAACGTCATTCTTACCGTTATTCCGATCGAACGTCGCGGCGCAGCGATGGGAATGGTTGGGCTTGTTATTATGTTTGCCCCGGCCATTGGACCAACTGTTTCAGGACTCATTGTTGAAAACTTCACGTGGCGTTGGTTATTTTATTTCATTTTACCGATTTCACTTGCTTCCCTATTGTTTGGGATGAAAGTATTAACGAATATTTCTGAGACATCTAAACCAAAGCTTGACGTGATATCGTTTTTATTATCAATGCTCGGATTCGGTGGGATCGTCTATGGCTTTAGTGCAGCTGGAAAAGGGGACGCGAGCTTTGCCGATCCACTCGTGTTTTCATTTTTACTTGTTGGGTTCATATCTTTAGGATTGTTCAGTTGGCGCCAGTTAAAGCTCGAAACACAACTACTCGATATTCGCGTGTTCCGTTATCCGATGTTTTTACTAGGGCTCGTGATGATCATGCTTGTGATGATGACGATGTTTGCGATGATGCTCGTATTGCCGATCTATATGCAAGGAGCTCTTCTTTTTAGTGCGATAACGGCGGGGATCGTAATGCTTCCGGGTGGTTTATTGAACGGGGCGATGTCGCCGATTATGGGACGCCTCTTTGACCGATTTGGTCCAAGACCGTTATTGATTCCTGGAACGATCATTCTTGCTGTTATTGTCTTTACTTATCGCTATACTCTTCCAGGGATTCCAGTTTGGATTGTGATTGTCCAACAGGCGATCCTCATGCTTGCTGTCGCGATGATTATGATGCCTGCACAAACAAACGGCTTGAATCAACTTCCACAAGAGCTTTACCCGCACGGAACAGCGATTATGAACACGTTGATGCAAGTATCTGGTGCAATCGGTGCTGCCTTGTTTATCTCGGTCATGGAAACAGGTCAACAAGGCTACTTAGATAACAACGGGATCGCTAATCCAACCGGAGAAGAGGCAATCGCCGCTCTTACTTTCGGTTCACAGCAAAGCTTTTCAACCGGCTTTTACATGGCGTTGGCAACGGTTGTGCTTGCACTGCTTGTTCGTAGGAGCAAGCAAGAAACCATGAAAGTCAATTAAACTATAAAAAAAGTAGGCTCCCTCAAT is part of the Desertibacillus haloalkaliphilus genome and harbors:
- a CDS encoding ArsR/SmtB family transcription factor yields the protein MKEAGVTVETAAKILKLLGDKTRLTMIALVLEDECCVCEFVELFQMSQPAVSQHLRKLRDVGLVNEERRGQWIFYKANKDHEAYPMVEQLINHLPDQKQKLEALAEQGLRVNCCD
- a CDS encoding chromate transporter; its protein translation is MNEQTESTWKRLVEIFLISTRLGFTSFGGPVAHLGYFHHEYIQRRKWLDEKSYADLVALCQFLPGPASSQVGIGIGVMRAGVLGGIVSFLGFTLPSVIALILFALLLHSVGFTDAGWIHGLKIVAVVVVAHAIMGMAKNLTPDVQRRTIAVCALVITLLWQTAFTQVGVILLAGFVGFLLYRQQTIDDKASKAHFPLSRRFGAICLTLFFGLLIVLPFIREATALNWVALFDSFYRAGSLVFGGGHVVLPLLEREFVPTGWLSEEEFLAGYGAAQAVPGPLFTFAAYIGAVINGWKGGLLATAAIFLPAFLLILGTLPFWDSLRRNTKVKGALMGVNAAVVGILISALYHPIWTSSILSALDFAFAAVLFTMLVFWKLPPWVIVLTGAVGGFLLSFI
- a CDS encoding fluoride efflux transporter FluC translates to MEIKTIIAIAIGAAVGTIARYSLNIYTLAAGYPIGTVIENLVGSLLLGFLTGFFIHHIPKDWLKAGLGVGLCGGFTTMSTLAADTLLIYNQMNVFQSLLYVLVSFGGGVAFAILGYLIGDKAGARNNERKVARS
- the crcB gene encoding fluoride efflux transporter CrcB, with product MNILLLALGGSLGAVARYLLGLLFMKTFPKPPIPIAMLIVNLIGSLGLGLFFGLYFADIPLGAYDDSLYLFLGIGFFGAFTTFSTFSTEAMQLLRDKKTKGFVLYSMISIIGSIFVFAVAFMISALMVS
- the modA gene encoding molybdate ABC transporter substrate-binding protein, with the protein product MRQTIEKSMLHATVLLFTLVIAGCGGGTSTPPSTSDEEQPELRVAAASGLALAFAELGERFEEETGTKVTFTFGSTGQLADQIENGAPFDVFAAANRGFIENLDENNLLISETLQTYAFGRIGLATTVHAPGVETPGDLLLPEVERIAIANPAHAPYGLAAKQALQSAGVYEEIESKLVYGRNITDTLNYIETGNAEVAIIARSLTDEDSVNFYELDEELHEPIEQTIAVIERTEKEPLASDFIAFIFGPVGTPIMESYGYMIPE
- a CDS encoding polysaccharide deacetylase family protein, coding for MYDLQDSRWLKNINQVRPSEHEVVLTFDDGPSRYLDEILDLLQAKVVPALFFWQSRLLHDQRPWQRVLTEGHKIGSHAHNHKNLVKLDRQQQYEQVKSSVKQIEAITGEPVRYFRPPFGRYNEDTMAAISQLGLTPVMWDISSYDWELKADPSQIICNVANHVRGGSIILLHELAQTVTVLPEIIDKVRDQGFEFTMI
- a CDS encoding DUF5392 family protein — protein: MLSFNINKFPRYTRNELEKIQKLIAPAVKKSTIFIFLSMSMISFSIINLYYLIFGTGTSGLTIFVLLFSLLGALGVALYKESLHKNKEIQQLSREYIIDRITKSEHLPDDAKDKYVAKIQADPKTTFEVFFQSLDQEERMKKQCESE
- a CDS encoding sensor histidine kinase, translated to MKRSLYLRIVATFISVVLLSLVASYFITSLFFHQEVIFEEEVHNVTSQVVDLVEITEHDKMPDLVDTLRELNLEILIVNEQGENYTGTFPTFTVARDVAQQVVHSPHDSPVALPYAEREETRVLGIPITINNEPYALFVTFNYGEEVNTLKRITLVALFLVLLIGSGLILFASRYFVTPIKKLSSAAQKVATGDFNVRLKSKNKDEIGELITNFNHMASELGKIDKMRDDFVSNVSHEIQSPLTSIKGFTKALRDDVIPKEHQKEYLDIIYQESDRLSRLGENLLQLASLDSEHHPYHPETYRIDEQIRRTVVATEPLWSEKNIHINLELAAHEVYADQDLFEQVWLNLITNAIKYSEEDGTVEILLESDDEELNVTIKDSGKGIPEEDIPHLYERFYKVDQARSSAVKGNGLGLSIVRKILNLHGCSISVQSKAGVGSAFTVTIPIKSEGDDQP
- a CDS encoding response regulator transcription factor, with the protein product MNTILVVDDDAHIRKLMKVYLENSHYKVIEAEDGEEALDLLAHTQVDLAIVDVMMPRVDGVELTEDIRSFLTIPILMVTAKGESKDKVKGFNAGTDDYLVKPFDPVELILRVKALLKRYNVASDKVVKVGSITIDIERLVVQSHKQSLTLKKKECELLFTLASSPGKIFTRAQLIEKIWGYDYEGDERTVDVHIKRLREQLIVFPEVTISTVRGLGYRLEEM
- a CDS encoding M42 family metallopeptidase; the protein is MNNNHDVELMRELTETQGPPGFEDRVYHVMKKHISEHTQSIDHDNLGSIVGKLGNGDPKILVAGHLDEVGFLVSAITDEGFLRIKPLGGWWGHVMLSQRVTVMTQRGDLTGVIGSKAPHVLTLEERKKVMKISDMFVDIGATSREEAEKFGVAVGDPVATICPFEVLPNQNMLLARNWDNRAGCYIALKVLERLRHEHLPNTLYSGATVQEEVGLRGAETLAHMINPDIAFACDVGVAEDTPGMKRENGYLKLGKGPILGFMDRSMVPHRKLRQMVVNTAKEFSIPYQIDIMDGGGTDAGKFHLAHRGVPTMVVSVPARYIHSHVSIVHKEDLDHAVELLVKVIQRLDNKTVEELKGL
- a CDS encoding copper resistance CopC family protein, whose product is MTQKALLIMTALMVLFAIPNTIFAHSHLESSNPANGEVVEEELGTILLTFDAGIEAASTVEIIDEDGGEVAIEGVEIDSPHMEVILPGALENGHYQVNWTALGEDTHITEGEFSFTVERPEVQEQEEEELVDPPATDEEVDQADLVEEVEESSDEEGTTTGSNLMVIFIVVVLVAIVIAVFISKRK